In Humulus lupulus chromosome 6, drHumLupu1.1, whole genome shotgun sequence, a single genomic region encodes these proteins:
- the LOC133783110 gene encoding protein YIP4b-like has protein sequence MSHSDTVPLHPSSQSDIDEIENLINASVQSSSATVLPARPPSPPRASIPVSSSPFIQSNLPPTPAPSSSTNKKPPTVPIAPPLPTSSNGNPSIASTGFGSGPNTLTEPVWDTVKRDLSRIVSNLKLVVFPNPFREDPGKALRDWDLWGPFFFIVFLGLTLSWSASVKKSEVFAVAFALLAAGAVILTLNVLLLGGHIIFFQSLSLLGYCLFPLDVGALICMLKDNVIVKVIVVCVTLAWSSWAAYPFMSSAVNPRRKALALYPVFLMYVSVGFLIIAID, from the exons ATGTCGCACAGCGACACGGTACCGCTTCACCCATCGTCTCAATCCGACATCGACGAGATCGAGAATCTAATCAACGCCAGCGTCCAATCGAGTTCCGCCACCGTCCTCCCTGCCAGACCACCCAGCCCTCCTAGGGCTTCGATCCCGGTCTCTTCGTCCCCCTTCATACAATCCAATCTTCCGCCTACGCCAGCTCCTTCGTCTTCGACCAATAAGAAACCGCCAACTGTCCCCATCGCGCCTCCGCTTCCCACCTCGAGCAATGGGAACCCGAGCATTGCCTCTACCGGGTTCGGTTCGGGGCCTAACACGCTGACGGAGCCCGTTTGGGATACGGTGAAGAGGGATCTGTCGAGGATCGTGAGCAATTTGAAGTTGGTGGTGTTCCCGAACCCATTTCGTGAGGACCCCGGAAAGGCTTTGAGGGATTGGGATCTTTGGGGCCCTTTCTTCTTCATTGTGTTTCTGGGACTTACCCTTTCGTGGTCTGCATCGGTTAAGAAG TCTGAGGTATTCGCCGTTGCATTTGCTCTACTAGCTGCTGGTGCTGTAATTTTGACATTGAATGTACTGCTCCTG GGCGGGCATATAATTTTCTTCCAGAGTCTGAGCCTGTTGGGTTACTGCTTGTTCCCTCTGGACGTGGGTGCCCTAATTTGCATGTTGAAGGACAATGTGATAGTGAAAGTGATTGTGGTATGTGTGACACTGGCATGGAGTTCCTGGGCGGCTTACCCTTTCATGAGCTCAGCAGTCAACCCAAGGAGAAAAGCCCTTGCACTATACCCAGTTTTTCTCATGTATGTATCTGTTGGCTTTCTTATCATTGCCATTGATTGA
- the LOC133783111 gene encoding mitochondrial outer membrane protein porin 4, which produces MGSSPAPFSDIGKRAKDLLTKDYNFDQKFSLSVIGSSGLGLTATGLKRDQIFIGDLNTLYKSGNTTVDVKIDTYSNVITKVTVSDVLPNTKTAISFKIPDNKSGKLDVHYLHPHAAIDSSIGLNPNPLLEVSAAIGSKELSLGGEVGFDTASASFTKYNAGISLNKPDFTASVLLTDKGQALKASYIHYVNSTNGTTIAAELIHRFSCYQNNFTIGSSHAVDPFTVVKARFSDSGKAAMLCQHEWRPRSIITVSAEFDSKANNASPKLGLALALKP; this is translated from the exons ATGGGAAGCAGTCCAGCACCATTTTCAGATATTGGGAAAAGAGCAAAAG ACCTTTTGACCAAGGATTACAACTTTGATCAGAAGTTCTCTTTGTCAGTGATTGGATCATCAGGACTG GGACTTACAGCTACAGGTTTGAAAAGGGATCAAATTTTCATTGGTGATCTAAATACCTTGTACAAGAGCGGAAACACTACTGTGGATGTGAAAATCGATACCTACTCTAAT GTGATCACAAAAGTGACAGTGAGTGATGTCTTGCCAAATACCAAAACAGCAATCAGCTTCAAAATACCAGATAACAAATCTGGCAAG CTAGATGTTCACTACCTACATCCACATGCTGCTATTGATTCCAGTATTGGTCTTAACCCAAACCCTCTTTTGGAGGTATCAGCTGCTATTGGATCGAAGGAGCTGAGTTTGGGTGGTGAAGTTGGATTTGATACTGCTTCTGCTTCATTCACCAAGTACAATGCTGGGATCAGTTTGAACAAGCCTGATTTTACTGCCTCTGTTTTATT GACGGACAAAGGACAGGCACTGAAGGCATCATACATTCATTATGTCAACTCCACAAATGGAACAACAATTGCTGCCGAGCTGATCCATCGGTTTTCCTGCTATCAGAACAATTTCACAATAGGAAGCTCTCACGCAGTTGATCCTTTCACCGTGGTAAAAGCACGATTCTCGGACAGTGGGAAAGCCGCCATGCTATGTCAACATGAATGGAGACCGCGATCAATAATTACAGTCTCAGCTGAGTTTGATTCGAAGGCCAATAACGCATCCCCGAAGCTGGGTCTTGCTCTTGCTTTGAAGCCTTGA
- the LOC133785943 gene encoding uncharacterized protein LOC133785943 → MKIQIESDDIFGERDDLTILSLRSPTVPPPQNVFRTTLPTALIANFTPPPPPPPPPPMTDLLVEFHHDQRAAAHHALPPASSPLPSPLHNVRQSRGRRNLALRTEKEKTVPKLYPWFTTQRATVHSMEYLEWNRIVEIWGDVQCKRCDRKFEMRFNLRSEYEKLESFIAENKSELKDRAPRCWVSPVLPRCGFCREENAVRPVIAPKKIAINWLFLLLGQLLGCCTLDQLKYFCKQTGNHRTGAKDRVLYLTYLGLCNQLVPKKLFDPHSR, encoded by the coding sequence ATGAAGATACAGATCGAATCCGACGACATTTTTGGGGAGAGGGACGATTTAACCATTCTCTCACTCCGTTCTCCCACCGTCCCACCACCGCAGAATGTGTTCCGAACAACTCTCCCTACTGCACTCATTGCCAACTTCacgccgccgccgccgccgccgccgccgccgccgaTGACTGATTTGTTGGTGGAGTTTCACCATGATCAGCGCGCGGCGGCACACCACGCTCTTCCTCCCGCATCATCACCCCTCCCATCTCCATTACATAATGTCCGGCAGTCGAGGGGGCGGCGCAACTTGGCTCTGAGGACGGAGAAGGAGAAGACGGTCCCAAAGCTATATCCATGGTTCACAACGCAGCGTGCCACCGTCCACAGCATGGAGTACTTGGAATGGAATAGAATAGTTGAGATATGGGGAGACGTCCAGTGCAAGAGGTGCGACCGTAAGTTCGAGATGAGGTTCAACCTGAGATCGGAGTACGAGAAGCTGGAGTCGTTCATCGCCGAGAataagagtgagttgaaagaccGGGCCCCGCGGTGTTGGGTCTCCCCGGTTCTGCCGAGGTGCGGCTTCTGCCGGGAGGAGAATGCGGTCAGACCTGTCATCGCGCCCAAGAAGATAGCGATCAACTGGCTCTTCTTGCTTCTGGGTCAGCTTCTTGGGTGTTGCACCTTGGACCAGCTCAAGTACTTCTGCAAACAAACCGGAAATCATCGCACCGGGGCTAAAGATCGAGTTCTCTATCTTACTTATCTGGGTTTGTGTAACCAACTCGTTCCCAAAAAGCTTTTTGATCCTCATTCACGTTAG
- the LOC133783112 gene encoding uncharacterized protein LOC133783112, translating to MQNQMILKTSKTTDRRGFILYSLFFICCLCALASINEVRFDKYLLKLGRCPQQNDTNQSVSFSNNISSSSSSSTTTTNDNEDNNNDIRILIGVLTLPDQYQRRHFLRLIYGTQSQPAGAKIDVKFVFCNLTKEDQKVLVALEIMRYDDIIILDCKENMNKGKTYTYFSSLPEMLNDTDKPYPPYHYAMKADDDTYFRLENLVESVRGAPREDLYYGYVIPCPSMDPFRHYMSGMGYMVSWDIVEWIRESEIPRNHLEGPEDKTFGDWIKEGHRGKNRVNAKWSMYNYPEPRTGCTHELWPNTIAVHLLKNQEKWIRTLNYFNVTRHLKPSKLYHIP from the coding sequence ATGCAAAATCAAATGATACTAAAAACCAGCAAAACCACCGACCGGCGAGGCTTCATACTCTACTCCTTATTCTTCATTTGTTGTCTTTGTGCTTTGGCTTCCATCAATGAAGTTCGTTTCGATAAGTACCTCTTAAAACTTGGTCGTTGCCCTCAACAAAACGACACCAACCAATCTGTGTCGTTTAGTAACaacatctcttcttcttcttcttcttcaacaacaacaacaaacgACAATGAAGACAACAACAACGACATCCGCATACTCATCGGCGTATTGACCCTACCGGACCAATACCAACGCCGCCACTTCCTCCGCCTAATCTACGGCACTCAGTCACAGCCCGCCGGGGCCAAAATCGACGTCAAGTTCGTGTTTTGCAACCTAACAAAAGAAGACCAAAAAGTCCTCGTAGCTCTGGAGATAATGAGATACGACGACATCATAATCCTGGACTGTAAAGAGAACATGAACAAAGGTAAGACCTACACTTACTTCTCTAGCTTACCAGAGAtgttaaacgacacagacaagcCTTACCCTCCTTATCACTACGCCATGAAAGCCGACGACGACACTTATTTTCGGCTGGAAAACTTAGTGGAGTCTGTGAGAGGTGCACCAAGAGAAGACTTGTACTATGGGTATGTGATCCCTTGTCCGAGTATGGACCCCTTTAGGCATTACATGTCTGGAATGGGATACATGGTTTCGTGGGACATAGTGGAATGGATTAGAGAATCCGAGATTCCAAGGAATCACTTGGAAGGACCTGAAGATAAGACGTTTGGAGATTGGATTAAAGAAGGTCATAGAGGTAAGAATAGAGTGAATGCTAAGTGGTCAATGTACAATTATCCAGAGCCAAGAACTGGGTGTACTCATGAGCTCTGGCCTAATACTATTGCTGTTCATTTGTTGAAGAACCAAGAAAAGTGGATTAGGACTCTTAATTATTTTAATGTCACTCGTCATTTAAAGCCTTCTAAGCTATATCATATACCTTAA